In Candidatus Obscuribacterales bacterium, a single window of DNA contains:
- a CDS encoding oligosaccharide flippase family protein has product MSNHAAKAWLGTFATSSFILVCNTATGILTARLLLPEGRGALAAILFWPQIVANMGLMSLNTAITRRASQPDVDVRRVAVTGLYLSLGLALITTVAAVLLLPLMLGEERSQWLAITRLYLIAFLPLNFSSSILIAVRHAEQKFTQFNVLRSLQALIYLVGLIVLWLSQGVTVEAVLWFNWLGTAVVAVVQWVEGRSLLMTRPSLQEARALMVMASRFKVASLAATVSYESDRLVIVTVLDTATIGLYAVAFTAATSGLSVLTSSFQSILLPKVARQTAATDQRQLLGRGLRYAMLFSVVMGGFLILVIPLLIPLLFGTEFSAAIVPAMILVVAHLPKVMRHIIVNSLYGLNQPRPITLSSILTSVCFAAILLGQGMLLGRSPTLLTILMALAIANTVELGYLLVHLNRSINLTLKDWWGLTPSTLQQVIVLTQTTLLQRWQPKPRS; this is encoded by the coding sequence ATGTCTAACCATGCCGCCAAAGCTTGGCTCGGCACCTTTGCCACCAGTAGTTTTATCCTGGTCTGCAATACAGCAACCGGTATTTTAACCGCGCGCTTGCTGTTGCCAGAGGGGCGGGGAGCCTTGGCAGCGATTTTATTTTGGCCGCAAATTGTTGCCAATATGGGGCTCATGAGCCTGAATACGGCGATCACCCGACGGGCTAGCCAGCCTGATGTGGATGTGCGGCGGGTGGCGGTTACAGGGCTCTACCTCTCTCTGGGTCTGGCATTGATCACGACGGTGGCGGCGGTGCTGCTCCTGCCCCTGATGTTAGGCGAAGAGCGATCGCAGTGGTTAGCGATCACTCGGCTCTACCTGATTGCTTTCTTACCCCTGAACTTTAGTAGTTCAATTTTAATTGCTGTTCGTCATGCAGAACAGAAGTTTACCCAGTTCAACGTGTTGCGATCGCTGCAGGCGTTGATCTATCTGGTGGGCCTGATCGTGCTGTGGCTATCCCAGGGGGTCACAGTAGAAGCTGTTCTATGGTTCAACTGGCTGGGGACGGCAGTGGTGGCAGTGGTGCAGTGGGTGGAGGGGCGATCGCTGTTGATGACTCGACCTTCGCTGCAGGAAGCCAGGGCGCTGATGGTGATGGCATCGCGGTTTAAGGTGGCTAGTTTGGCGGCGACAGTATCCTACGAAAGCGATCGCTTGGTGATTGTGACGGTGCTGGATACCGCGACCATTGGTCTCTATGCCGTTGCCTTCACCGCCGCTACTTCTGGGCTGAGCGTGCTCACCTCCAGTTTTCAGAGCATTTTGCTGCCCAAGGTGGCCCGCCAAACGGCAGCAACCGATCAACGGCAGTTGCTGGGGCGAGGCTTGCGCTATGCCATGCTGTTCAGCGTGGTGATGGGCGGGTTTTTGATCCTGGTGATTCCTTTGTTAATTCCCCTGCTGTTTGGGACAGAATTTTCGGCAGCGATCGTTCCGGCCATGATTCTGGTGGTGGCCCACCTGCCCAAGGTGATGCGCCACATCATTGTCAACAGCCTTTATGGTTTGAATCAACCCCGGCCCATTACCCTCAGTTCGATCCTAACCTCGGTTTGTTTCGCGGCGATCCTGCTGGGACAGGGGATGCTGCTGGGGCGATCGCCAACCCTGCTGACAATTCTCATGGCCTTGGCGATCGCCAATACGGTAGAACTCGGTTACCTACTGGTTCACCTAAATCGCAGCATTAACCTGACCCTGAAGGATTGGTGGGGACTGACCCCGTCCACCCTGCAGCAGGTGATCGTGCTTACCCAAACTACCCTCTTGCAGCGCTGGCAGCCTAAGCCTCGGTCTTGA